The genomic DNA TTATAAAAAATCTGTTTTTCGGCATAGTTATTGATTTAACACTACTTTAACATAAAACCAGAACCGTATGAAAAACTATGTATCAAACAGTTTAAAATTGGTGGGATAATTGTTAAAGAAAAGGAAGAAAGAAAAACTGAAGTATTTTTACTTCAGTTTTTTCTATTTAAACATATAATAGTTTGTTAATTTCTTTGAAAAGAGGCACAAAAAAGCTATTTTCGGTGCTTATAAACAATTAAAGAATTAAAAACCTAATAATGAAGAGACTACTACTTTTATCCCTAATAGGAGTTGTTATAGTTGCATGTAAAAAAGAACCTGTGAAAGATTATTTAGTTTTATCAGGTAAAATTGGCAATTTCAAAAAAAGAGACATAACTTTAAAAGGCTTTGGCTTCGAAAAAAAGATTTCTTTTGACAAAAGTACTAACTCTTTTGTAGATACCTTAAAAATTCCTGATGGCTACTATACTCTTCAAGCAAATAAAAAGCTCGTAAATTTATATTTAACTAAAACTGAGGATACTGAAATCTTCTTTGATTACAAAAAAATAGATTTCATTACTTTTAATGGACCTAATGCTAGAATTAACAACTACTTTGTAGAAAAAGCTGATAAATTTCCTAAGATTATAGGAAATGCAAATAAACTATTCTCTCTAAATGAAGAAGAGTTTCTTAGCAAGATGGAAGCATACAAAGAGGCTCTTACTGAATTAGCTATTAGCTCGGAGTTATCTCCTGACTTTCTAAAGAAAGAGGTTAGAAATATTGATTATGAATACATGAGAAATCTTAATAATTATCAAGATTATCATAGACTATTATCTAAAGACAAAGAATTTGTTGTTTCAAAAAACTTTCCTACTGTAATAAACGACTTAAGCTTTGACAATGGAGATGATTATAAGAATTCTTTTTCTTATCGTAAAATATTAGCAGAACAGCTAAAGAAAATTACTACTAAAAAAAATGGGGAAGATGGTGATTATGATTTAACTTACTTAGAAACCGTTCAAACAGAAGTAAATGATTCTTTGGTTAAAAATGATTTATTATTTAATAGTGCTAAAACAAGTATTACCTACACAACCCATCTAAAAGAATTCTACAAAAAATTCATGGCATACTCTTCTAACAAAGCACACAAAGATGAAATTACGAATATCTTCCATTTGTTAGAATTAACTTCAAAAGGAAAACCTTCTCCTAAATTTGTAAACTACGAAAATTATAATGGAGGCACCACTTCTTTAGATGATCTGATTGGGCATGGCAAATACCTATATATAGATGTTTGGGCCACTTGGTGTGGTTTTTGTAAAAGAGAAATCCCTTTGCTTAAAAGATTGGAGCAACAATATGTAGGAAAGAATATCGAATTTGTTAGTATTAGTGTTGATTCAAAAAATGCTTATGATAAATGGAGAACTACTATTGAAGAAAAAGAAATGTCTGGAGTTCAATTATTTGCCGATAAGTCCTTTGCTTCTGATTTTATTAAGAAATATTCTATAAAAGGACTTCCGAGATTTATATTAATAGATCCTGAAGGAAAAATTATCAGTCCTAATGCACCAAGACCTTCTGAAGGAGAAAAGTTAATTAAAACACTGGATGAATTAGGAATTTAATAAAATAACAAACAAAAAAAGCCGCTGATTAGCGGCTTTTTTGTTTTAAAACCTATTATCTCCATCCAAAATATTCCCCAAACCGCCCAAAATACTGCCTTCTCCTCTATCTCCTGAATTGTTGGGAGCCATTGCCAAAACCCTACCTGCTAATCTACTAAATGGAAGCGATTGAATATACACTGTACCAGGGCCTTTTAAGGTAGCAAAAAACAGCCCTTCTCCTCCAAAAATTGTATTTTTAATTCCTCCTACAAACTCAATATCATACTCAATATCATAAGTAAACCCTACAATACAACCCGTATCTACTTTTAATACCTCCCCTGAAGACAATACCTTTTTTGCCATAGTTCCTCCTGCATGAATAAATCCTAGACCATCTCCCTCCATCTTCTGCATAATAAATCCTTCTCCTCCAAAAAGACCTCTTCCTATTTTTTTGGAAAACTCAATCCCTATAGAAACTCCTTTCGCTGCACATAAAAATGCATCTTTCTGACAAATAAACTTTCCATTAAACGCCGTTAGATCAATTGGTATTATCTTACCGGGATAAGGAGATGCAAATGAAATCTGCTTTTTACCATGACCATTATTAGTAAAAACAGTCATAAATAAACTCTCTCCTGTCAGAATTCTTTTTCCTGCTGAAAAAATTTTACCCAATAATCCTTTTTCTTGATTAGATCCATCACCAAATATCGTATTCATTCCTATTTCATCATCCATCATCATAAAGCTACCTGACTCTGCTACAACCCCTTCTCTTGGATCTAACTCTATCTC from Tenacibaculum maritimum NCIMB 2154 includes the following:
- a CDS encoding TlpA family protein disulfide reductase yields the protein MKRLLLLSLIGVVIVACKKEPVKDYLVLSGKIGNFKKRDITLKGFGFEKKISFDKSTNSFVDTLKIPDGYYTLQANKKLVNLYLTKTEDTEIFFDYKKIDFITFNGPNARINNYFVEKADKFPKIIGNANKLFSLNEEEFLSKMEAYKEALTELAISSELSPDFLKKEVRNIDYEYMRNLNNYQDYHRLLSKDKEFVVSKNFPTVINDLSFDNGDDYKNSFSYRKILAEQLKKITTKKNGEDGDYDLTYLETVQTEVNDSLVKNDLLFNSAKTSITYTTHLKEFYKKFMAYSSNKAHKDEITNIFHLLELTSKGKPSPKFVNYENYNGGTTSLDDLIGHGKYLYIDVWATWCGFCKREIPLLKRLEQQYVGKNIEFVSISVDSKNAYDKWRTTIEEKEMSGVQLFADKSFASDFIKKYSIKGLPRFILIDPEGKIISPNAPRPSEGEKLIKTLDELGI
- a CDS encoding TIGR00266 family protein, yielding MNAHEIDYRIYGEEMQYVEIELDPREGVVAESGSFMMMDDEIGMNTIFGDGSNQEKGLLGKIFSAGKRILTGESLFMTVFTNNGHGKKQISFASPYPGKIIPIDLTAFNGKFICQKDAFLCAAKGVSIGIEFSKKIGRGLFGGEGFIMQKMEGDGLGFIHAGGTMAKKVLSSGEVLKVDTGCIVGFTYDIEYDIEFVGGIKNTIFGGEGLFFATLKGPGTVYIQSLPFSRLAGRVLAMAPNNSGDRGEGSILGGLGNILDGDNRF